The Camelina sativa cultivar DH55 chromosome 14, Cs, whole genome shotgun sequence genome includes a window with the following:
- the LOC104739956 gene encoding uncharacterized protein LOC104739956, translating to MWWMMGEAGGHYCSKKTDDICGGVCSQEPGRFFSFSRLCCALRGVDMRTYIFLLVIVPTCVLAGYVHGQKISYFLRPLWESPPKPFHDIPHYYHENASMETLCKLHGWGVREYPRRVYDAVLFSNELDILAVRWRELFPYITQFVLLESNTTFTGLPKPLVFAAHRDEFKFIESRLTYGTVGGRFVKGQNPFYEEAYQRVALDQLLRIAGITDDDLLLMSDVDEIPSRHTINLLRWCDEVPKILHLRLKNYLYSFEFLVDNKSWRASVHRYETGKTRYAHYRQSDEILADAGWHCSFCFRRISEFIFKMKAYSHNDRVRFGHFLNPKRVQRVICKGADLFDMLPEEYTFKEIIGKMGPIPHSFSAVHLPSYLLENADKYRFLLPGNCIRESE from the exons ATGTGGTGGATGATGGGAGAAGCTGGTGGACATTACTGTTCTAAGAAGACTGATGATATCTGCGGCGGTGTTTGTAGTCAG GAACCTGGAAGATTCTTCAGCTTTTCTAGACTTTGTTGTGCTCTTCGTGGTGTTGATATGAGgacatatatctttcttttagtGATTGTTCCTACATGTGTACTAGCTGGTTATGTCCACGGTCAGAAGATTTCTTACTTTCTCCGGCCATTGTGGGAATCCCCACCTAAACCTTTTCATGACATTCCTCATTACTACCACGAGAACGCTTCTATGGAGACTCTTTGTAAGCTCCATGGCTGGGGTGTAAGAGAGTACCCTAGACGAGTTTATGATGCGGTTTTGTTCAGTAACGAGCTTGACATACTCGCTGTTCGTTGGAGAGAGTTGTTTCCTTACATCACTCAGTTTGTTCTCCTCGAGTCAAACACAACATTCACTGGCTTGCCGAAGCCTCTTGTATTTGCTGCACACCGAGACGAGTTCAAGTTCATCGAGTCACGTTTGACTTATGGTACTGTTGGTGGAAGATTCGTCAAAGGGCAGAATCCGTTTTACGAAGAGGCGTATCAGCGTGTAGCTTTAGACCAGCTTCTGAGAATCGCTGGGATTACTGATGATGACTTGTTGTTGATGTCTGATGTTGATGAGATTCCAAGTAGACACACCATAAACCTTTTGAGATGGTGTGATGAGGTCCCTAAGATACTTCATCTGCGGCTCAAGAACTATCTTTATTCTTTTGAGTTCTTAGTTGATAACAAGAGCTGGAGAGCTTCTGTCCATAGATATGAAACGGGTAAAACACGGTATGCTCATTATCGACAGTCTGATGAGATCTTGGCGGATGCAGGATGGCATTGTAGCTTTTGCTTTCGGCGGATCAGTGAGTTTATATTCAAGATGAAAGCTTATAGCCATAATGATAGAGTGAGgtttggtcatttcttgaatcCTAAGAGAGTTCAAAGAGTTATATGCAAAGGAGCTGATCTTTTCGATATGCTCCCTGAAGAGTATACCTTTAAGGAGATTATAGGGAAAATGGGTCCAATTCCGCATTCTTTCTCAGCTGTTCATCTTCCTTCGTATCTCCTGGAAAATGCAGACAAGTACAGATTCCTCTTGCCAGGAAATTGCATAAGAGAAAGCGAATGA
- the LOC104739957 gene encoding uncharacterized protein LOC104739957: MANRTDNSSRCSNGKKTNDGMRLVIATFVGIVIGFFVGISFPTLSLTKLNFPSSILPSVDIAYVEDETPETPSETLLHTWSSRSPLHGDNSSDAPQWKIWVPSNPRGAEMLTPGIIASESDYYLRRLWGLPEEDVPVKPKYLIAFTVGFGQKVNVDACVKKFSEEDFTIVLFHYDGRTTEWDEFEWSTRAIHVSVPKQTKWWYAKRFLHPDIVAPYDYVFIWDEDLSLENFDVQEYIRLIKKHGLEISQPAVESKKKITWEITKRKTKGEVHKDAKEKPGRCNDPHLPPCAAFIEIMAPVFSRDAWRCVWHLIQNDLVHGWGLDFALRKCVEPAHEKIGVVDSQWIIHQSLPSLGSQGEAQDGKAGWQGVRDRCKREWTMFQSRMASSEKKYLKELANSTIH, translated from the exons ATGGCTAATCGAACAGACAACTCGAGTCGCTG TTCGAATGGTAAAAAGACTAATGATGGAATGAGACTCGTTATAGCTACATTCGTAGGAATAGTTATCGGTTTCTTCGTGGGGATATCGTTCCCTACATTATCACTAACAAAA CTGAATTTTCCCTCTAGCATTCTTCCCTCTGTTGATATTGCTTACGTAGAAGATGAGACACCAGAAACACCAAGTGAAACACTTTTGCATACATGGTCATCTAGGAGTCCGTTACATGGGGATAATTCCAGTGATGCACCGCAGTGGAAG ATTTGGGTTCCATCTAATCCCCGAGGTGCAGAGATGCTGACTCCTGGTATCATTGCATCTGAATCAGATTACTACTTACGCAGACTTTGGGGATTACCTGAGGAG GATGTTCCTGTGAAGCCAAAGTATCTCATTGCATTTACTGTCGGTTTTGGTCAGAAAGTAAACGTTGATGCTTGTGTTAAGAAG TTTTCAGAAGAAGATTTCACAATTGTTCTGTTCCACTACGATGGACGAACCACAGAATGGGATGAATTCGAATGGTCCACACGCGCAATACACGTGAGCGTGCCAAAGCAAACCAAATG GTGGTATGCTAAAAGGTTTCTGCATCCTGACATCGTGGCACCTTATGACTATGTATTCATCTGGGATGAAGACCTCAGCCTTGAAAACTTCGATGTACAAGA GTACATCAGGCTTATAAAGAAACACGGTCTAGAGATATCGCAGCCTGCAGTGGAgtctaaaaaaaagattacatgggagataacaaagagaaaaacCAAAGGAGAAGTTCACAA AGATGCCAAGGAGAAACCAGGTCGATGCAATGATCCTCACTTGCCTCCCTGTGCCGC GTTTATAGAGATAATGGCTCCAGTTTTTTCAAGAGATGCCTGGCGTTGCGTATGGCATTTGATCCAGAACGACTTGGTTCACGGTTGGGGTCTTGATTTCGCACTCCGTAAATGTGTTGAG CCTGCACATGAGAAGATAGGAGTTGTGGATTCTCAATGGATCATTCATCAATCGCTTCCTTCTTTAGGCAGCCAG GGAGAGGCACAAGACGGTAAAGCAGGGTGGCAAGGG GTGAGAGACAGATGTAAACGGGAATGGACAATGTTCCAAAGCCGAATGGCGAGTTCCGAGAAGAAGTATCTCAAGGAATTAGCAAACTCAACGATTCATTAG
- the LOC104743282 gene encoding eukaryotic translation initiation factor 4B2-like, with translation MLQLPTGPRQRSEDEMQPGRLGGGFSSYGGGRSSGPPGRMSRDRDDSDGSWGGGGGGGRRSYGGFDDDQRGSNSRVSDFPQVSRADEDDDWGKGKKSLPSFDQGRQGGRYGGLGGAGAGGSGGSYGGGGGSGGSYGGGGGGFSKADEVDNWGAGKAKASTFGSGYRDSGPEPDRWARGVLPSGGVQEERRRLVLEPRKVDTGVTETETETETETETETAVKTSKPSPFGAARPREQVLAEKGLDWKKIDSEIEAKKGQTSRPSSAQSSRPSSAQSNRSESTALNNVENVVKPRPKVNPFGDAKPREVLLEEQGKDWRKMDSELEHRRVDRPETEEERMLKEEIEELRKKLEKEAAIAPESKESQPEAENNNHNLPDLIREKEKDLDLLIRELDDKVRFRPRAVERPGSSASRTSYSERPHSRAGSIDESRNADSMERPRSRGTGDNWPRQGDDRRNFQGSKERGFFSNRNFDSFGGERIGLEEN, from the exons ATGCTTCAGCTTCCCACTGGTCCAAGACAACGCTCTGAGGATGAAATGCAACCTGGTCGTCTCGGTGGTGGATTCTCTAGTTACGGTGGAGGAAGGTCTAGTGGACCTCCGGGAAGAATGTCACGAGATCGAGATGATTCTGATGGGTCTTggggcggtggtggtggtggtggtaggaGATCTTATGGCGGATTTGACGATGATCAGAGGGGATCTAATTCTAGGGTTTCTGATTTCCCACAAGTGTCTAGGgctgatgaggatgatgattggggaaaaggaaagaaatcgCTTCCTTCCTTTGATCAAGGACGTCAAGGTGGTCGTTATGGTGGTCTCGGTGGCGCTGGTGCTGGCGGTAGCGGCGGCAGTTATGGTGGCGGAGGTGGTAGCGGTGGCAgttatggtggtggaggaggtggcTTCTCTAAAGCTGACGAGGTTGATAATTGGGGAGCAGGTAAAGCAAAAGCATCTACATTTGGGTCGGGTTACCGTGACTCTGGACCGGAGCCTGATCGATGGGCACGAGGAGTTCTCCCTTCCGGAGGTGTTCAGGAGGAGCGTCGTCGTCTTGTTTTGGAGCCACGTAAAGTTGATACAGGAGTgactgaaactgaaactgaaactgaaactgaaactgaaacggAAACAGCTGTGAAGACTAGTAAGCCGAGTCCATTTGGCGCAGCTAGACCAAGAGAGCAAGTTTTGGCGGAGAAAGGATTGGACTGGAAGAAAATTGACTCTGAGATTGAGGCCAAGAAGGGACAAACGAGCAGACCATCTAGCGCACAATCTAGTCGACCATCAAGTGCTCAATCTAACAGGTCTGAGAGTACAGCACTGAACAATGTGGAGAATGTGGTGAAACCGAGACCAAAGGTGAATCCTTTTGGCGATGCAAAGCCTAGGGAAGTATTGCTCGAAGAACAAGGGAAAGATTGGCGCAAGATGGATTCTGAACTCGAGCATCGCAGGGTTGACAG GcctgaaacagaagaagagagaatgttgaaggaagagattgaagaattaAGGAAGAAACTCGAGAAGGAAGCAGCCATCGCACCTGAGAGCAAGGAATCTCAACCAGAAGCCGAAAATAACAACCATAATCTACCGGATCTTATACGTGAGAAAGAAAAGGACCTGGACTTACTGATCCGTGAGTTGGACGACAAAGTCAGGTTTAGGCCAAGAGCAGTCGAGAGACCTGGATCCAGTGCAAGCAGAACTTCCTATTCAGAAAGACCTCACTCACGGGCTGGATCAATTGATGAGTCTAGGAATGCCGATTCCATGGAAAGACCTCGATCACGTGGCACAGGTGATAATTGGCCAAGACAAGGAGATGATCGAAGAAACTTCCAAGGAAGCAAGGAACGTGGATTCTTCAGCAACAGAAACTTTGACAG TTTTGGCGGAGAAAGGATTGGACTGGAAGAAAATTGA